A window of the Lepisosteus oculatus isolate fLepOcu1 chromosome 14, fLepOcu1.hap2, whole genome shotgun sequence genome harbors these coding sequences:
- the LOC138243086 gene encoding coiled-coil domain-containing protein 177 has product MTTRANEECRVCGEPLRGAQRRWLFGGRRRPPQGGAPASWGSVPSLRADAPPSSSSSSSLSSSSSLSLPPSPAARPRPDPLAVLTHLLGRPVPRGGGRGEFLCGRCAAALARLFRFDAVMARVRALSAERLRRLEGERARLGRQLARAYGRRHRAEEEGEEEEEEGGPGEAYRQLLQDDMAFAGLEWWAEGGAACPGGGRLCGGCHALRVPESQYESVCGLPRRLAQRPLLPRGPARSLSLDGLGPAPPPPAGRRGALSLGSTPSSLASSSLSLPGLDGPAPGPASRPASGLSLLSGGGAGELADALGLLRGIQPRPVASPAGSRLPVRDRSRGRGLARKLSFGEGLEARGEEEEEEEEERDVLARLGEEYIPLHGERAAARQLLQNAVGQLRGQLDQAQARIRTLEAELRGGARAAQSPDMPAGPAVQPPENGEHGAPQWQLQLVHRLGQSLHSRERIVQDCLGLLKKVTLGSAGELQGALVERLQDRLKERELAVERALDSKFSELRERDRELESLRRALREKDRDLSRLAAVLQSNEDTIHELRAALGRQEGALRDARAAAQREREAWRRRDAAQGAALLERTRLAGDLQGALESTARDMQALSESVIGRGVEGGGAESQLASQLREKGDQLARALREREEHCATQWQEVEQLTAALHHLEAAMQARCDGHSQALDAVSARLAAALRELREKEREIREGERQRACEREEQERETRGLRERLENRDQLIQQILSDAEEKDRLLSELQQTLLARLEPRTALKDTL; this is encoded by the exons ATGACGACGAGGGCCAACGAGGAGTGCCGGGTGTGCGGGGAGCCCCTTAGGGGCGCCCAGCGGCGGTGGCTCTTCGGGGGCCGGCGCCGGCCCCCCCAGGGGGGGGCCCCCGCGTCCTGGGGCAGCGTCCCCTCCCTCCGAGCCGacgcccccccctcctcctcctcctcttcctccctctcctcctcctcctccctctccctgcccccctcccccgccGCCCGGCCGCGGCCCGACCCGCTGGCGGTGCTGACCCACCTGCTGGGCCGGCCCGTGCCGCGGGGGGGCGGGCGGGGGGAGTTCCTCTGCGGCAGGTGCGCGGCCGCCCTGGCGCGGCTCTTCCGCTTCGACGCCGTGATGGCCCGCGTGCGCGCCCTGTCGGCCGAGCGCCTGCGCCGCCTGGAGGGGGAGCGGGCCCGTCTGGGCCGCCAGCTGGCCCGGGCGTACGGGCGGCGCCACCGGGccgaggaggagggggaggaggaggaggaggagggggggcccGGGGAGGCGTACCGGCAGCTCCTGCAGGACGACATGGCCTTCGCCGGGCTGGAGTGGTGGGCCGAGGGCGGGGCGGCCTGCCCGGGGGGGGGCAGGCTCTGCGGGGGCTGCCACGCCCTCCGGGTGCCCGAGTCCCAGTACGAGTCCGTCTGCGGGCTCCCCCGCCGCCTGGCCCAGCGGCCCCTGCTGCCCCGCGGCCCGGCCCGCAGCCTGTCCCTGGACGGGCTGGGCCCGGCCCCGCCCCCCCCGGCCGGTCGCCGCGGCGCCCTCAGCCTGGGCTCCACCCCCTCCTCCCTGGCCAGCTCCAGCCTGTCGCTGCCGGGCCTCGACggccccgcccccggccccgcCTCCCGCCCGGCCTCCGGCCTATCGCTGCTCTCGGGGGGCGGGGCCGGGGAGCTGGCGGACGCCCTCGGGCTGCTGAGGGGGATCCAGCCCAGGCCCGTCGCCTCTCCGGCCGGGAGCAGGCTTCCCGTCCGGGACCGGAGCAGGGGGCGGGGGCTGGCGAGGAAGCTGAGCTTCGGGGAGGGACTGGAGGCGcgcggcgaggaggaggaggaggaggaggaggagagggacgTCCTGGCCCGGCTGGGGGAGGAGTACATCCCTCTGCACGGGGAG AGGGCTGCGGCGCGTCAGCTCTTGCAGAACGCTGTCGGGCAGCTGAGAGGGCAGCTCGATCAGGCCCAGGCCCGGATCAGGACCCTGGAGGCGGAGCTGAGGGGCGGGGCCAGGGCGGCGCAGAGCCCAGACATG CCGGCCGGCCCCGCCGTCCAGCCCCCCGAGAACGGAGAGCACGGCGCCCCCCAGTGGCAGCTGCAGCTGGTACACCGCCTGGGGCAGAGTCTGCACAGCAGGGAGAGGATCGTACAG GACTGTCTCGGCCTGCTGAAGAAGGTCACCCTGGGGTCGGCCGGTGAGCTCCAGGGCGCCCTGGTAGAGAGGCTGCAGGACAGACTGAAGGAGAGGGAGCTGGCCGTCGAG CGCGCCCTGGACTCCAAGTTCTCGGAGCTGCGGGAGAGGGACCGGGAGCTGGAGTCCCTGCGGAGGGCACTCCGGGAGAAGGACAGGGACCTGAGCCGCCTGGCCGCCGTGCTGCAGAGCAACGAGGACACCATCCAC GAGCTGCGGGCGGCGCTGGGCCGCCAGGAGGGGGCGCTGCGGGACGCGCGGGCGGCGGCGCAGAGGGAGCGGGAGGCCTGGAGGCGCCGGGACGCCGCGCAGGGCGCCGCCCTGCTGGAGAGGACTCGCCTCGCCGGggacctgcagggggcgctggagagcaCAGCCCGCGACATGCAG gcGTTGTCGGAGTCCGTGATTGGCCGGGGCGTGGAGGGGGGCGGGGCGGAGAGCCAGCTGGCCAGTCAGCTGCGGGAGAAGGGGGACCAGCTGGCCCGGGCTCTGAGGGAGCGGGAGGAGCACTGCGCCACCCAGTGGCAGGAGGTCGAACAGCTGACGGCCGCCCTGCACCACCTGGAGGCGGCGATGCAG gCGCGGTGTGACGGTCACTCCCAGGCCCTGGACGCGGTGTCCGCCCGACTGGCCGCGGCTCTCCGCGAGCTCCgggagaaggagagggagatccgggagggagagaggcagcGGGCGTGCGAGagggaggagcaggagagggagacgAGGGGGCTgagagagaggctggagaacCGGGACCAGCTCATTCAG CAAATCCTGAGCGACGCGGAGGAGAAGGACCGGCTGCTGTCAGAGCTGCAGCAGACCCTGCTGGCCCGGCTGGAGCCCCGCACGGCCCTGAAGGACACCCTGTGA
- the LOC138243478 gene encoding lysosomal thioesterase PPT2-A-like has protein sequence MRGAGAGGSRRPWRPWLPLLAACLLGSALGYKPVVIVHGLFDSSLDFLTLLGFINQSHPSTNVTVIDLFDRSASLQPLWKQVEGFKEAIYPIMQNAADGVHLICYSQGGLVCRGILSTLPDHNVDSFISLSSPQAGQYGDTDYLKYLFPHFVKSNLFRFCYSAVGQKVSICNYWNDPHHRDLYVNSSDFLAVVNSERPNPNSTVWKKNFLRLKKLVLIGGPDDGVITPWQSSHFAFYNENETVVELKEQQVYKQDSFGLQTLQSRGDLVVCVFPGVYHTKWHSNLTVFTGCIERWLT, from the exons ATGCGCGGAGCCGGAGCCGGGGGGTCCCGGCGGCCCTGGCGCCCCTGGCTGCCCCTGCTGGCCGCCTGCCTGCTGGGCTCGGCGCTCGGCTACAAGCCCGTGGTGATCGTGCACGGGCTGTTCGACAGCTCGCTGGACTTCCTGACCCTGCTGGGCTTCATCAACCAG TCCCATCCCAGCACCAACGTGACGGTCATCGACCTGTTCGACCGCAGCGCCAGCCTGCAGCCGCTGTGGAAGCAGGTGGAAGGGTTCAAAGAGGCCATCTACCCCATCATGCAGAACGCTGCGGACGGAGTGCACCTCATCTGCTACTCTCAGG gGGGGCTGGTGTGTCGGGGGATCCTCTCCACCCTCCCAGATCACAACGTCGACTCCTTCATCTCCCTGTCCTCTCCGCAGGCCGGACAGTACGGAG ACACAGACTACCTGAAGTACCTGTTTCCTCATTTCGTGAAATCCAACCTGTTTCGCTTCTGCTACAGCGCCGTGGGCCAGAAAGTGTCCATCTGTAACTACTGGAACG acccccaccaCAGGGACCTGTATGTCAACAGCAGCGACTTCCTGGCCGTGGTCAACAGCGAGCGCCCCAACCCCAACTCCACAG TGTGGAAGAAGAACTTCCTGCGTCTGAAGAAGCTGGTTCTGATCGGGGGCCCTGACGATGGAGTCATCACGCCCTGGCAGTCCAG TCACTTTGCTTTCTACAACGAGAACGAAACCGTGGTGGAGCTGAAGGAGCAGCAG gtgtACAAACAGGACTCTTTTGGTCTCCAGACGCTACAGTCCAGGGGTGACCTGGTGGTCTgtgttttcccaggagtctacCACACCAAGTGGCACTCCAACCTGACAGTGTTCACAGGCTGTATAGAGAGGTGGCTCAcgtag